One Dermacentor silvarum isolate Dsil-2018 chromosome 10, BIME_Dsil_1.4, whole genome shotgun sequence genomic window carries:
- the LOC125941096 gene encoding uncharacterized protein LOC125941096, with the protein MEHASRESGDAGSPVASPAAPAPAQREAATAALLAALNPPGTAENVWDGIEYSSDARKPEHHNLKFRIPSDSTVPSSIDGVEFELWPYHCDTCGFHFDVQCRTKKAAHEHWPNAGI; encoded by the exons ATGGAGCATGCAAGTCGTGAAAGCGGGGACGCGGGCAGTCCTGTGGCTTCACCTGCGGCTCCAGCTCCGGCTCAACGCGAGGCTGCGACTGCGGCTCTCCTGGCCGCCTTGAATCCACCGGGCACTGCCGAGAATGTGTGGGATGGCATCGAGTACAGCAGCGATGCTCGGAAACCGGAGCATCACAACTTGAAATTCAGGATTCCTTCGGACTCTACCGTCCCGA GCAGCATCGACGGCGTGGAGTTCGAGCTTTGGCCTTATCACTGCGACACGTGCGGCTTCCACTTCGACGTTCAGTGCCGCACCAAGAAG